A window of Phragmites australis chromosome 2, lpPhrAust1.1, whole genome shotgun sequence genomic DNA:
GTCTGACATTCACTATGTGTACATATAGTATATTTGGTCTCTTCTAGTGCTTCTACAACACAATGATCCCTCTTATCGAGTATACAACTTAAACTAGATCACATTGGATATCTCTTCTGGAACTGAAATTTGTAACTATTGTCACCTTTTGGATTGATAGTATACTTCTTCCTACAGAGGATGGAAGAAACGGTACATTTATGATCGGTAATGAGAGCTTTCCTGCATCTCTCTTGGATCTACCTGCAGTTGTGGAGTCATATAAGACATATGATGATTCTGTGTTAATTAAAACTGCTGATATTGGTCAGGTAAAAGTGTAAGATTACTGTATGTCacctattttattaaattttatatCTTAAAAATCACCCGCTGAAACTGAAACAGATTATTATGGTAAGAGAAGAAAATGATCCTGCTCCAGAAGGAGTTGAATACAAGCATGGGCTTACTCCTCCAATGAGGGATGCACGCAGGCGACGTTTCCGCAGAGAGCCCGACTTGAATGTATTCGAATTAATTGCCCTTCGTCTCTATTCGTTTCCCATGCTCGTGTCCATGGAAACATTTTTTTAGGAAGAACGCTGATTCTTCTTACACAATTTTGCAGGCAGAACTTGTTAACCAAGTTGAGAAGCATCTCATCAATATTATGCACGGAGTATCTGTCAGTATCCTTTTGTTTGGTTTTATTTACCGAATGCTAGCATGCGTTGTATTCTAGCAGTGGGATTAATGATATATCTTTTGTTTGTTACTCCTTTTTTTTAAGGTTTTCTCACTTTTTTGGCTACTAACATTAGTTGAAAAATGGTTCTTTTATATGTAGTTCCCTCCCTCTTTGACAAGGGTAATGATGTGAATATTTTAAGCTTGTCATTATAGTGGCTTCATTCAGATGTTTTAAAAGCTAAACTTCAACACTTGTTATGAGTCAGAAGTGGAGGTTTACAATCGAGTCCATCATAGGTTGTTATATTTATAATGTAATAGCTGTATCGGCTACTATTTATCATGATGCTACTAGTTATCATGACTGCATTTGGTTCATTGGTAAGGATTCTCTGTCATATACAAAAAGGGGATATTTCACCATTTTTATGTCTCAGTCTATGTGCATTGTTCCTTGACTAGTCAATAGATCAGAATGCCAGTGTAATTGGAGGAGAGGAAGGCGGTGATCGTAAGAAAGCTGCAGCAGCTCGTGCACCCAAGCGTGATGTTCAAGAGCCTGCTGCAAATGGCGAGGAAGCTGAGCCTGAGAGGAGCGACTCGGATGAGTCCGTGGATCCAGAGAATTGAAGTGGACCTGCGTAGTGCAGCTTCAGTGGCCCATGCGAGCCATGTTAAATCAGAGTGTATATCTGTAACTACGAAGATGCTTGTTGTCACTCATACATCTTGTTCATTATTATCGTGCAATCTAAATACAATATTTAGACTTGAGCATATGTGGGAGTTCACTCCATTGTAGGGCCGGATGTCGATAAGTGATAGCGGCAGTacgacactgatgcaaatgctgTGAGCCTCGTTTGCACGAAGGACGTACTGCCCTTAGTCCGGATGCAAATCCGGAATGTTCATTTAGACGGATGTCCAAGCTGTTCCTACTAAGGTCCACTAGCAATAGGTTTACGTAGTCACgtatttttcttgttttattATTCCGCGACAGGAATCATGATAAAGGAGATGTGGCCTCATTGCACATATAGACGTACCACGATGAAGTTAAGAAAAAGCTTTGGACTACATTTGGGTCTTCAGttcaatttaattttttgtGGTTGAATATCAGGACTAGGTCTTGGCAGAAAGAGTCAGATTAATACTcagtacataaaaaaaaattcattggtTAGTATCAAAAAGATCTCCTGGAGCGGCTCAGGTGGCCCCTCCATTCCTTGCACCgccacccctctccctctctctcacctgTTGCTGCCTGAGCAGGCTGCTGAAAGCCTTGGCGGCTACAAGGACGGCGGCGGGGGGCTAAATCGTGGCATCCGCTCTTAGTGGTGGCGGCGCGAACTTGAAGCCGTTCAGCGGTGGGTGTTGAGCTCGTCAAGGCGGCAACCCACGGTGGGTGCAAGGGTGACCTCATGAGGGGAAGTGCGGGAGTTGCCCGGATATGCAAGTTGTTGGCATCCACCTACGTTTTTGCTTGGTTGCGCCGGAGAAGGTGGTGAGCTGAGCAACTCTGGTGGGTGGCCGCCATCTGCACATGGAATGGGCAGATCTGCCTGCTGGGTGATCAGATCTGCTCGTTCAAGGGGGCGACATGGTGCTGGCGTCCATGCTCGGCAACTGGTCCCGCACGATGGTGTGGCCGCGCAAGGATGACAACGGACGCGCGAGGGTGAGAAATGGTGTGTTGGAGGAGGCCACGCGGGCTAGACAACGCCAGAGGAGTGAAGCATCCTGGGTCATCCTCAATgcttaaaattttattataccaGCTCCTGGATCAATCGCTGGTAAATACATGTCTTACAACAGGTAATACCATGTTCATACAACAAAGGGAGAGGTGAAAGAAATCCGTCATCCTAATAAAACATAAAGGACTCATGCGATCAATAGAATCCACGGTATCAGAGAGCATAGTAGAAACAACATGGTGACATACCACTCCACAAACAACTCAAGTGCGGATGCGACCAAGACTATTCATCAGCCTCACTGTCGACGTCGGTGAACTCTAGATCTTCCTCTGAAATTATAagtaagtgtgagtacaaatGTACTCAACAAATTCCAACCCTTGCCCTATATCAAGGgatataaatatatgcatattgtattgacaaGGGTAAGGCTCTAAGTTTAACTTTTGCGAAAAGCCAAATTTACATATCCAAGAGTTCATTTTTATAAGGCGTGTTTGTGTAAACACCATATTATCAATATTAACTGAAGGGGGTTCGGTCGTGGTGGAAGGTCACTAGGGTccaagttttaatgttgtcGGACACTCCGTCCATAGCAACCCAAGGCAAACTGCCAAACCTATTTTCCCAAAAACGGGCACActaaaaggacaatgatgtcgtctagagggggtTGAATAAGTGTTCTCTctccaaaatttaaaattatgcAGCGGATTATACAGAATCTGGAACTTTCGGtttcaatccggaacttccaggttcagAGATTTGGAGGAGGCCTATACAGAATCCAGAACTTTCGAGTTTAACTCGGAACTTTTGGGTTCAGCACAGAACCTAAAATGCTAGGTTCAATTAGTGCTCTAGTAGCCTAAACAAAGTGTGATGGAATGAAATCCTAGGATGATAGACAAGCACAATAATTCTAAGCAAGATATGCAAGAGAACTCAAGAATTGATATCATAAATAAAGATACAAGCATGCAATTCAATTCTATACAGGATATACAAAACGAGTTAGAACGAATTGCAAGCAAGCCTATAGCAAATAAGAACAAATGTAAAGGAGACACGAAGACACATGATTTGCTACCGAAGTtcggatatccaccgatatTCCACGTCTTCGTTGAGGAAGCTCAGTCGCActcgagccgggtctctttcaacccttttcctcacgaATCTcaatcacacttgagcttgggtttCCACTAtagccaactcttcctccactccagagatggtgagttccgcaACCACTTTCGGGTCTCCTCACAAGCTTCGCTTGAGGAGATCACCGGTAATCTCTCCACTGAGCTGTCTAGGAGATGgtaatctccaagagtaacaaactctcaGACTCACGCACGATCCATGCCGAGTGCTCAAAACACGTAACCAATGCAACAATtgtgggctaccaaagcaccacactCCTCATACATATCTCTCTCTattcactaagccaccaaggcttgattttcaccaaatcttgttagagagagaggatgagcactcaaaggtggaacactaAGTTCAAAACACCTCACACCACCAGCACAAAGCCAGCCAAGCAACCTTATGCACGCAAGGAGGCCAAGGGGTATTATACCCAACTTTCAAAAACTAGCTATGGGCAGATTCTGCACAACCCGGAAGTTTCGGGTTCCGAGAATTCCAAGAAAACTTCCGGGTACAatctggaacttctgggttcCAAGAATCCCAATAGttaaaaactagttgttacaaAACTTTCTGGTCTAACCCAAAACTTTCAACTATAACCTGGAACTTCTAGGTTAACACAACCTTAGTAATCGAGAACCCCAACCCGGACTCCATCTGGAGGTTCCAGCTGAGCTCACCAGAATCCGGATGTTCCAGACCcactcggaacttccgggtaTGACCAAAACACCCAAATCGAGCACCCCTGCCCGATCTTAATCCGGAGGTTCCGAATACTGGAACTTCCGAACTCCACCTGGAACTTTCAAGTCCAGCATAACTGACCCTCTGAAAAACAACGGTAACTCTTGATCCTGATGTCTGATTtcattgattttggactctacagaaagcttattcaaagAGCTATACATCCCTATTAAAATTTTGATGTCGATCACATTGGATcaactaggaacactccgaaacccaATTCAAACACTTCCACATTTTTGGCACCGGACTCTCAAAGCGAACTCTCAAACACAAACCCATCCcacactaagcacatggtttaAGCACTCCACACAACAATAGAGCAATGGTCTGAGtagtccctcttgatagtatggctaTCGATCTTATAACCCGGTCTCCTAGCAAACTCCTTGACATCGATAAAACTAGAAaatctattctagttataccatCCTAGTCTCGATCAATCCCATTGGACTTGAGAAACCTATTCTAGTTATTGCCTTGATCAATCCCATTGGACTTGACAAACACATCATCCTAGTCTTGATGCTTATCATAGCTCTTTAATGCtcatcatcaactcttcacttgaccTTGATGATAATGTTCATCCTCGCTTCCGTTGTtgatcttcatgtgattgatgtgaatctcccatagcttcccatgacctcgcacggtccattggcgcaaaggcTTCACTCGTACTTCACCATCGCATTGGTCCTTTGGtgtcaagccatttgcttgcccttcaccaccggatggtcaaTTGCACCCAAGTATTGCTTACCATTCactgtcttgccatagaaaaccattgataatacatagcacataggttagtccataaaactctattgacaatgtcatacctttagttacttgatcttccgCAAGTAACTTTGCCTTTACACTTattgtcaaacttcttgagcttctctgTCATATCCCAATTtcttaatcatgtcattaaatATAACCAtgtatcattagcatcatgtttaatcgTTAAGCCTGGTTGATTGCTTGTTATCTCATTTAGTGGTTTGATAATTGCTACGCGTTTTAAAAATAACCGACATGAGAACTTTCGTTAGTTTAAGTTTTGCTTAGAAGTTATAGTCGTTGCACTTGTTTTTATAATAGTTTCGTAGCGGAAATTAGCTTCTCTCTCTAGCTCGTGGGACCCATCTTGGAACGTCCTAATTctttaatcatgtcattaagcataaccATACATCTTGTGCATCATTAGTATCATGTTTAATCGTAAGCATGGTTGATTGCTTGTTATCTCATTGGGTGGTTTGATAATTGCTATGTGTTTTAAAAATAACCGACGTGAGAATTTTCGTTAGTTTAAGTCTCGCTTAGAAGTTATAATCACTGCACTTGTTTCTATAATAGTTTCATAGCTGAAATGAGCTTCTCTCTCTAGCTCGTAAGACCCACTGTGGACTGTCCccacccctcctctcttctcccacATGGCTGCACCAACCCCACCAGCATCCCtacctctctctcacactcataATCACCCTCTTGCTCTCTCGCTCTCAACTGGCCAAGCAAGAGAACACACCAGCTCCCCCTCTTtccctctcaaactctctcttttcttttcaagaATCTGCCCTAAGGAAGCTAAAGCAAGGTATGTATGTTATACTATTGCATTCCCCTCCTCCTTAGCTTCCAAGCTATCTAACTTTCAGTCGCATGCATGAAGGTTCGAAGGATTGCAACTCCTTTTTCGTCACCA
This region includes:
- the LOC133908377 gene encoding transcription initiation factor TFIID subunit 7 translates to MEEQFVLRVPPSVAERIERLMNESAAALSSNADEPSLDLSFSEDGRNGTFMIGNESFPASLLDLPAVVESYKTYDDSVLIKTADIGQIIMVREENDPAPEGVEYKHGLTPPMRDARRRRFRREPDLNAELVNQVEKHLINIMHGVSVNQNASVIGGEEGGDRKKAAAARAPKRDVQEPAANGEEAEPERSDSDESVDPEN